The following nucleotide sequence is from Mesorhizobium sp. J8.
TGGAGCACCCCTCATCCGTCTCGGCGCTGGCGCGCCGATCCACCTTCTCCCACAAGGGGAGAAGGAAAAAGGCGTGCTACTTCAACACCTTCCCATCCACCCCGAACCGATACGTCTTTGCCGCATCCGGCGTCGCGTAGAGCGTCGCGCCGGGTTCGGCATTGTAGACGCCGAAGATGCGCACGGTGATCAGCCCCGCCTTCTCGCAGTCGAGATAGAGGTTGGTGTCGGCGCCGAGATGCTCGGCATGCACCACCGTGCCTTTCCAGGCGCCGGACTTAGTATCCACCGTCAGATGCTCCGGCCGCACACCGATGGTCTTCGCCGTCTCGCCCAGCTTTGCGCCGTCGATAAAATTCATCTTCGGCGAGCCGATGAAGCCGGCGACGAATTCGTTGGCCGGCGAATTGTAGAGCTCCATCGGGCTGCCGATCTGCTCGATGCGGCCGGCATTGAGCACGACGATCTTGTCGGCCAGCGTCATCGCCTCGACCTGATCGTGGGTGACATAGATCATCGTCGCCTTGAGCCGCCGGTGCAGCTGCGCGATCTCCAGGCGGGTGTTGACGCGCAGCGCGGCGTCGAGGTTCGACAGCGGTTCGTCGAAGAGAAAAAGCTTCGGCTCGCGCACCACGGCGCGGCCGATGGCGACGCGCTGGCGCTGGCCGCCCGACAATTCCGCCGGCCGGCGCTCGAGATAGGGTTCGAGCGACAGCATGGCGGAAGCGATCTTGATGCGGCGCTCGATCTCGGCCGCCGGCGTGCCGGCCTGCTTGAGGCCCAGCGCCATATTGTTCTTCACCGTCAGATGCGGGTAGAGCGCGTAGGTCTGGAACACCATGGCGATGCCGCGTTTCGCCGGCGGCGTGACCGAAACGTCCGCGCCGTCGATCAGCACGCGGCCGGAGGTCGAATCCTCCAGCCCGGCGATGACGCGCAGCAGCGTCGATTTTCCGCAGCCGGACGGGCCGACGAAGACGACGAACTCGCCGTCACTGACCTGAAGGTCGATGCCCTTCAGCACCTCGACCGGCCCGAAAGCCTTCTTCACATTCTCGATCTTCAGCGAGCCCACGGCTTCGTTCCTGTTTTAGAGTTTGACGGCGTTGCCGCTGCGTACGCTCTCGTCTGC
It contains:
- a CDS encoding ABC transporter ATP-binding protein, which gives rise to MGSLKIENVKKAFGPVEVLKGIDLQVSDGEFVVFVGPSGCGKSTLLRVIAGLEDSTSGRVLIDGADVSVTPPAKRGIAMVFQTYALYPHLTVKNNMALGLKQAGTPAAEIERRIKIASAMLSLEPYLERRPAELSGGQRQRVAIGRAVVREPKLFLFDEPLSNLDAALRVNTRLEIAQLHRRLKATMIYVTHDQVEAMTLADKIVVLNAGRIEQIGSPMELYNSPANEFVAGFIGSPKMNFIDGAKLGETAKTIGVRPEHLTVDTKSGAWKGTVVHAEHLGADTNLYLDCEKAGLITVRIFGVYNAEPGATLYATPDAAKTYRFGVDGKVLK